The window GGCGGCGCTGGTGGGTGGGGTGGAAGTGATCGGGGCGGTGACCCTCGCCGAGGTGGCGCGGTTGCACGGAGCCGATGTCTGCGCAACGCCCGAAGTCGAACCCGTGCGCGCAGCCGACGAGGTGTCGACCGCGCCCCCGCCGGCAGATCTGGCCGATGTGATCGGACAAGACGAAGCGGTGGAGGCGCTGGTGGTCGCCGCCGCCGGAGGGCATCACGTTCTCATGGTGGGGCCGCCCGGGGCCGGCAAGACCATGCTGGCACGCCGTCTGCCCGGGATCCTGCCCGAACTCGACGATGAAGCCGCGCTGATCGCGGCATCCATCCGCTCCCTGTCCGGCGCTGCCGTGACGACTCTCGAGCGCACGCCGCCGTTCGAGGCGCCCCACCACAGCGCGAGCATCGCCGCGCTCGTCGGGGGCGGGTCGCGCAGCGTGCGGCCGGGTGCGATAGCACGTGCGAGCGAGGGTGTGCTTTTCCTCGATGAAGCCGGAGAACATTCGTCGGGTGTGCTCGACGCGCTGCGGCAGCCGCTGGAGACCGGGCGGATAGAGATTCACCGTGCGGGCTTCACCGCGTCGTTTCCGGCGCGCTTCCAACTCGTGCTGGCCACGAACCCGTGTCCGTGCGGCAACTACGGCGTGCGTGGTGCGTCGTGCACCTGCCCGCCGGCGGCCATCCGCCGGTACATGGCCCGGTTGTCCGGCCCGCTGCTGGACCGGATCGACATCGAGTTGCAGCTGGCGCGGGTGCTGGTCGCCGAGCGCACCCGGAACGCGGTGGGCATGACGACCGCCGTGGCAAAGGAGCGGGTTGCTGCCGCCCGCGAGCGGGCTGCCTTCCGGCTGCGCGACACCCCGTGGCAGGTGAACTCCCAGGCCTCGGGCGAGTGGCTGCGGCAGGGCCCACTGGCGCCGCCGCCCATCATCCGGCGCGCGCTGGATGCCGCGCTCAACCGCGGATCGCTGACCTTGCGGGGATACGACCGCATCCTTCGGGTCGCCTGGACCCTGTGCGACCTGACTGCGCGCGACCGGCTCAACGCCGATGACATCGGCCGTGCGCTGTTTCTGAAGAAGGGAATCCGTTCATGACCGCTTATCGATGGTCCGACGACGCCATCCGCACCGCGGCACCTCTGACACCGTCGCACGCAGGCGATCCCGATCTGCTGTCGCGGGCGTACGCCGCCGCGGTGTGGAGCTGTCTGGTCGAGCCGGGTGACGGCATCGCGGGTGCGTTCGTCGGTGCGCTGGGGCCCGACGTCGCCCTGCGCGAACTACTCAGCGGAGTGCGCGGGTCTGCGGCGGCGGATGCGGCGGGGCTGACGACAGCACAGCTGCGCGAGGCGGTCTCACGGTGGCGGCCGAGGCTGGATGCCGACGCGATAGCGTTCGCGATCCGGCAGGCGGCCACTCTCGGCGTGCGGCTGATGACACCCGACGACGAGGGCTGGCCCGCGGCACTGTACGACTTGGGTCCGCACGCTCCGCTCTGCCTATGGGTGCGGGGTGATCCATCTCACCTGTCCCGGCTCGACCCCGCCGTCGCCATCGTCGGGGCGCGGGCGGCCACGGGGTATGGAGAGCACATCGCCGCGGAGTTCGCGGCCGAGTTGGCGGGACGCGGCATCGCCGTGGTTTCGGGAGCGGCATACGGCATAGATGGCGCGGCGCATCGCGGTGCCCTCGCCGCCGGCGGGCTGACGGTCGCGCTCGTCGCCGGTGGGCTGGACCGCCCCTACCCCGCCGGACACACCGATCTGCTGCGGCGCATCGCCGCGGCAGGATGCGTGGTCAGCGAGGTGCCGTGTGGCACGGTTCCCTCCAAATGGCGCTTTCTTCAGCGAAACCGGCTCATCGCTGCCCTCGGCGGGGCCACGATCGTGGTCGAAGCCGGCATTCGGAGCGGGTCGCTCAACACGGCCTCGCACGCGGCCGATCTCGGCCGCCCGCTCGGGGCGGTCCCGGGCTCGGTCACCAGCGGCTCCTCCGCGGGATGTCATCGGATTCTGCGCGAGTTCGATTCCCGTTGCGTGACCACCGCAGACGAGGTGTGCGAGTTGCTGGGAATGACCACGCAGCTCACCACCGCTTCGTTTGACGACCGCACCGATGATCGCACACGCGTCGTCGACGCGCTGAGCAGTCGGTCGTGGCGCGCCGTCGATGATGTCGCCCGCCGCAGCGGGATGGCG is drawn from Microbacterium protaetiae and contains these coding sequences:
- the dprA gene encoding DNA-processing protein DprA; amino-acid sequence: MTAYRWSDDAIRTAAPLTPSHAGDPDLLSRAYAAAVWSCLVEPGDGIAGAFVGALGPDVALRELLSGVRGSAAADAAGLTTAQLREAVSRWRPRLDADAIAFAIRQAATLGVRLMTPDDEGWPAALYDLGPHAPLCLWVRGDPSHLSRLDPAVAIVGARAATGYGEHIAAEFAAELAGRGIAVVSGAAYGIDGAAHRGALAAGGLTVALVAGGLDRPYPAGHTDLLRRIAAAGCVVSEVPCGTVPSKWRFLQRNRLIAALGGATIVVEAGIRSGSLNTASHAADLGRPLGAVPGSVTSGSSAGCHRILREFDSRCVTTADEVCELLGMTTQLTTASFDDRTDDRTRVVDALSSRSWRAVDDVARRSGMAPADVRSQLGLLALEGGAESRGASWRRVASRGER
- a CDS encoding YifB family Mg chelatase-like AAA ATPase, with the translated sequence MGVTRTWAVALSGLEGTLVEVEADQSNQIPEFRIIGLADKALGEAVQRVRNASENSGLPLPRRRLTVNLSPASLPKQGSGFDLAIAVAALATDGWMDAAAIERTAHIGELGLDGRLRPVPGVLPAVRAAARAGVARVVVPWANRAEAALVGGVEVIGAVTLAEVARLHGADVCATPEVEPVRAADEVSTAPPPADLADVIGQDEAVEALVVAAAGGHHVLMVGPPGAGKTMLARRLPGILPELDDEAALIAASIRSLSGAAVTTLERTPPFEAPHHSASIAALVGGGSRSVRPGAIARASEGVLFLDEAGEHSSGVLDALRQPLETGRIEIHRAGFTASFPARFQLVLATNPCPCGNYGVRGASCTCPPAAIRRYMARLSGPLLDRIDIELQLARVLVAERTRNAVGMTTAVAKERVAAARERAAFRLRDTPWQVNSQASGEWLRQGPLAPPPIIRRALDAALNRGSLTLRGYDRILRVAWTLCDLTARDRLNADDIGRALFLKKGIRS